In one window of Mustelus asterias unplaced genomic scaffold, sMusAst1.hap1.1 HAP1_SCAFFOLD_42, whole genome shotgun sequence DNA:
- the LOC144482750 gene encoding uncharacterized protein LOC144482750 has protein sequence MEKLWKCDDCGQGFMLPCDLEIHQRSHTRERPFTCSVCGKGYIKFSHLQSHNLTHTNERPFKCSDCGSGFKSSGELVSHQRIHSEERPFSCSHCSMKFKWSSTLRRHQRVHTGERPFSCSMCGKGFSRSSELRAHQRIHTGERPFTCNVCGKGFFRSSALLTHKVTHTNERPFKCSDCESCFKSSRDLMSHQRIHTEDRPFSCSHCTKRFRSSSNLRNHQRVHSGERPFTCSDCGKGFTQLSALLTHQRVHTGERPFTCSVCGKGFTNLPNLLSHKVTHTSERPFKCSDCGSEFKISGELVSHQRIHTEDRPFSCSLCTKRFKRSSTLQRHQRVHTRERPFICSVCGKGFSQSFTLLTHQRLHTEERPFTCTECGKGFTQSSTLLTHQQVHSGERPFTCTECGDRFTRLSTLQRHKVTHSQERPFKCSDCGSGFKIAQHLMDHQRIHTGERPFSCSHCTKRFGRACTLRRHQRVHTGRDHSPALCVRKDSLDTPAADAQCPSHPGETL, from the coding sequence atggagaaactgtggaaatgtgacgattgtggacaaggattcatgttgccctgtgatttggaaatccatcaacgcagtcacactcgggagagacccttcacttgctcagtgtgtgggaagggatacattaagttctcccacctgcagagtcacaatctcactcacaccaatgagagaccctttaaatgctctgactgtgggagcggattcaaaagctctggagaactggtgtcccaccagcgcattcacagtgaggagagaccgttcagctgctctcactgctcaatgaaatttaaatggtcgtccacactgcggagacatcagcgagttcacaccggggagagacctttcagctgctccatgtgtgggaagggattctctcggtCCTCCGAACTGCGggcacaccaacgaattcacactggggagagaccattcacctgcaatgtgtgtgggaagggattctttcggtcatccgccctgctgacgcacaaagtcactcacaccaatgagagaccctttaaatgctctgactgtgagagttgcttcaaaagttctcgggatctgatgtcccaccagcgcattcacactgaggacagaccgttcagctgctctcactgcacaaagagatttagatcatcatcaaacctgcggaaccaccagcgagttcactccggggagagaccattcacttgctctgactgtgggaagggattcacgcagttatccgccctgctgacacaccagcgagttcacaccggagagaggccattcacctgctctgtgtgtgggaagggattcactaatttacccaacctgctgagtcacaaagtcactcacaccagtgagaggccctttaaatgctcggactgtgggagtgaattcaaaatttctggggaactggtgtcccaccagcgcattcacactgaggacagaccgttcagctgctctctctgcacaaagaggtttaagaggtcatccacactgcagagacaccagcgagttcacaccagggagagaccgttcatctgctctgtgtgtgggaagggattcagtcagtcattcaccctgctgacacaccagcgtcttcacaccgaggagagaccatttacctgcaccgagtgtgggaagggattcactcagtcatccaccctgctgactcaccagcaagttcacagcggggagagaccattcacctgcaccgagtgtggggacagattcactcggttatccaccctgcagagacacaaagtcactcactcccaggaaagaccctttaaatgctctgactgtgggagtggcttcaaaattgctcagcatctgatggaccaccagcgcattcacactggggagagaccgttcagctgctctcactgcacaaagaggtttggaagggcatgcacactgaggagacaccagcgagttcacactgggagagaccattcacctgctctgtgtgtgcgaaaggattcactcgataccccagctgctgatgcacaatgtccctcacacccaggagagaccctttaa
- the LOC144482752 gene encoding uncharacterized protein LOC144482752, whose protein sequence is MEKPWKCGDCGKGFKSPSQLEIHRRSHTGERPFTCCDCGKGFTHSSHLLRHQRVHTKERPFTCSECGKTFTTSSDLLTHQRIHTGERPFTCSECEMGFSRLSHLQVHQRVHTGERPFTCSDCGKGFSHSSNLRIHQRVHTGERPFTCTECGKAFIDSSSLRIHQRVHTKERLFTCSECGKGFSRSSFLKAHQRIHTGERPFTCSECEMGFSRLSHLQAHQRVHTGERPFTCSDCGKGFSHSSNLRIHQRVHTGERPFTCTECGKAFIDSSSLRIHQRVHTKERPFTCSECGKGFSRSSFLKAHQRIHTGEWPPTCSECGKAFIDSSSLQIHQRLHTAERTFTCSECGKRFSRSIYLRNHQRVHK, encoded by the coding sequence atggagaaaccgtggaaatgtggggattgtgggaagggattcaaatccccgtctcagctggaaattcatcgacgcagtcacactggggagaggccgttcacctgctgtgattgtggtaagggattcactcattcatcccacctgctgagacaccagcgggttcacaccaaggagaggccgttcacctgctccgagtgtgggaagaccTTCACTACTTCATctgatctgctgacacaccagcgaattcacactggggaaaggccattcacttgctctgagtgtgagatgggATTCAGTCGGTTATCTCACTTgcaggtacaccagcgagttcacaccggggagaggccgttcacctgctctgattgtggaaagggattctctcaCTCCtccaacctgcggatacaccaacgcgttcacactggggagagaccgttcacctgtactgagtgtgggaaggcattcaTTGACTCATcaagcctgcggatacaccaacgagttcacaccaaAGAGAGGCTGtttacctgctccgagtgtggaaagggattcagtcgGTCATCCTTCCTGAAggcacaccagcggattcacactggggaaaggccattcacctgctctgagtgtgagatgggattcagtcggttatctcacttgcaggcacaccagcgagttcacaccggggagaggccgttcacctgctctgattgtggaaagggattctctcaCTCCtccaacctgcggatacaccaacgtgttcacactggggagagaccgttcacctgtactgagtgtgggaaggcattcaTTGACTCATcaagcctgcggatacaccaacgagttcacaccaaagagaggccgtttacctgctccgagtgtggaaagggattcagtcgGTCATCCTTCCTGAAggcacaccagcggattcacactggggagtggccacccacctgctccgagtgtgggaaagcattcattgattcatccagcctgcagatacaccagcgtcttcacactgcggagaggacattcacctgctctgagtgtgggaagagattcagtcgGTCAATCTACCTGCGcaaccaccagcgagttcacaagtga